The following proteins come from a genomic window of Acidobacteriota bacterium:
- a CDS encoding ATP-dependent DNA helicase Rep yields the protein MDLSTLNPQQRVAVETVNGPVLILAGAGSGKTRVITHRIAHLIQDHGVAPDSILAVTFTNKAAAEMGERVSRLVGHFSVAQPRISTFHSFCVRLLRRDIEALRISDQGLTKSFAIYDEADQLSLVKAAIRRLGIDDKQLTPRSVLGRISWAKNHMLDPQEVYLKSADPNTERVAHVYEVYRQELRKANAMDFDDLLLEAVRLLKSSGEVRRRYNQRYEYILIDEYQDTNRPQYELMKLLGGEHHNVCVVGDEDQSIYSWRGADIRNILEFERDFPEVKIIRLEQNYRSTENILEGASAVVSKNKQRKGKTLWTDRQGGTPIYYYEAPDGENEALFAADYISRFLKEPSEMDEPRRAAILYRTNSQSRLFEEALRRYGLKYNVVGGFSFYERAEIKDMISYLKLLQNPDDSIALLRVINTPARGIGKTTLETLERLSLETGVSMWSAMEQAIQEKLLPGRAVQALSEFKQIIEDAKAMLGGSFVERLAADTAAPSTQHAALSVQPQADDRRSALGVQPLKDVAQANDEVGGDQGVTEDDEASFGFGANEQHELFGSWDVQPPAAERSSSVETQHAASLPEGQGAPSAGPDETPVEGFRTPGGAATLPEVIKFLIDRTGYVKALEEEATPESYSRIENLQELVNAARDSADRAETLSEFLDHAALVSDTDQYEEGSRVTLMTLHSAKGLEFPLVFLVGMEEGLFPHSRTFLNPDEMEEERRLCYVGMTRAMDTLVLSRARYRRRYGSDLPEASVPSRFLEEIPPQLIEEIGGSHRGSREPASSEVDEGRHYSYEDEDQSASSRARLGRSLAPEKTYSTKRNGDRRSPYQSIDNIAEFFASRGKKFSRPKVEVAEPTGKRGFRPGQRVRHPKYGEGTVYKREGDGDEAKLTVQFPQFGLKKLVEKFAQLERV from the coding sequence TTGGACCTCAGTACCCTCAATCCGCAGCAGCGTGTAGCCGTTGAGACTGTGAACGGGCCTGTGCTGATCCTGGCTGGAGCAGGATCGGGCAAGACTCGCGTCATCACGCATCGCATCGCTCATTTGATCCAGGACCACGGCGTCGCGCCAGACTCGATACTGGCAGTAACTTTCACCAACAAAGCCGCAGCCGAGATGGGCGAGCGCGTCAGCCGGCTGGTCGGGCACTTCTCTGTCGCCCAGCCGCGAATCTCAACATTTCACTCGTTTTGTGTGCGCCTGCTGCGGCGCGACATCGAAGCGCTGCGCATCAGCGATCAGGGACTGACGAAAAGCTTTGCCATCTACGATGAAGCCGACCAGCTGTCGCTGGTGAAGGCGGCGATTCGACGGCTCGGCATTGATGACAAGCAACTCACTCCGCGCAGCGTCCTCGGGCGGATTTCGTGGGCGAAGAATCACATGCTCGATCCGCAGGAGGTCTATCTCAAATCTGCCGATCCGAACACCGAGCGTGTGGCGCACGTTTACGAGGTCTATCGGCAGGAGCTCCGGAAAGCGAATGCCATGGACTTCGACGATCTGCTGCTCGAGGCTGTGCGGCTGCTCAAGAGTTCCGGTGAGGTACGTCGTCGATACAACCAGCGCTACGAGTACATTCTGATCGACGAATATCAGGACACGAATCGTCCGCAATACGAGCTGATGAAGCTGCTTGGGGGCGAGCACCACAACGTCTGCGTCGTCGGTGATGAGGATCAATCAATCTACTCGTGGCGAGGCGCCGACATTCGCAACATCCTGGAGTTCGAGCGCGACTTTCCCGAAGTGAAAATTATCCGTCTGGAGCAGAACTATCGCTCGACGGAGAACATCCTCGAAGGCGCTTCGGCAGTGGTGAGCAAGAACAAGCAGCGCAAAGGAAAAACGCTGTGGACGGACCGGCAGGGCGGCACTCCGATTTATTACTACGAAGCGCCTGACGGGGAGAATGAAGCGCTCTTCGCTGCCGATTACATCTCACGCTTCTTGAAAGAGCCGAGTGAGATGGATGAGCCTCGCCGTGCGGCGATTTTGTATCGCACGAACTCACAATCGCGATTGTTCGAAGAAGCGCTGCGTCGCTATGGATTGAAATACAACGTTGTGGGCGGCTTCTCGTTCTACGAGCGCGCCGAGATCAAGGACATGATCTCGTATCTGAAGCTGCTGCAGAACCCTGACGACTCGATCGCTCTGCTGCGCGTGATCAACACGCCCGCGCGGGGAATCGGTAAAACGACGCTCGAAACACTCGAGCGGCTGTCGCTCGAAACCGGAGTGAGCATGTGGAGCGCCATGGAGCAGGCGATCCAGGAGAAGCTGCTTCCTGGGCGCGCAGTTCAGGCGCTTAGCGAGTTTAAGCAGATCATCGAGGATGCCAAAGCGATGCTGGGAGGGAGCTTTGTGGAGCGGCTGGCGGCAGATACGGCTGCGCCGAGCACTCAGCACGCAGCACTCAGCGTTCAGCCGCAGGCGGACGATCGGCGGTCGGCACTCGGCGTTCAGCCTCTCAAAGATGTGGCGCAGGCGAACGACGAGGTTGGCGGTGACCAGGGTGTCACAGAAGACGATGAAGCCAGCTTCGGTTTTGGAGCCAACGAGCAGCATGAGTTATTTGGCTCATGGGACGTACAACCACCCGCTGCGGAACGAAGCAGCAGCGTAGAGACGCAGCATGCTGCCTCTCTACCAGAAGGCCAGGGTGCGCCATCCGCTGGACCCGACGAGACACCTGTGGAGGGCTTCCGCACGCCGGGTGGCGCTGCGACCTTGCCGGAGGTCATTAAGTTCCTCATCGACCGCACCGGTTACGTAAAGGCATTGGAAGAGGAAGCTACGCCGGAATCTTATTCCCGAATTGAAAATCTTCAGGAACTGGTAAATGCCGCGCGCGACTCGGCGGATCGCGCCGAGACACTGAGCGAGTTCCTGGATCACGCGGCGCTGGTGAGCGACACCGATCAATATGAGGAAGGCTCGCGGGTCACGTTGATGACTTTGCACTCGGCTAAGGGGCTCGAGTTTCCGCTGGTCTTTCTCGTCGGCATGGAGGAAGGACTCTTTCCGCACTCTCGCACCTTCCTCAATCCTGACGAGATGGAGGAGGAGCGCCGCCTGTGCTATGTCGGTATGACGCGCGCGATGGATACGCTCGTCTTGAGCCGTGCTCGCTATCGTCGGCGCTATGGCAGTGATTTGCCGGAAGCGAGCGTGCCGTCACGTTTTCTCGAGGAGATTCCGCCGCAGTTGATAGAAGAGATCGGCGGCTCGCATCGCGGCTCGCGCGAACCTGCGTCGAGCGAGGTGGATGAAGGACGTCATTACAGCTACGAAGACGAAGATCAAAGCGCGTCGTCCCGCGCGCGCCTCGGACGTTCGCTGGCTCCGGAGAAGACGTATTCAACCAAGCGCAACGGCGACAGGAGGTCACCCTATCAGTCGATCGACAATATCGCCGAATTCTTCGCTTCGCGCGGCAAGAAGTTCTCGCGTCCCAAGGTTGAAGTCGCAGAGCCGACCGGCAAACGTGGATTTCGTCCAGGGCAGCGCGTGCGGCATCCGAAATATGGAGAAGGCACTGTTTACAAGCGCGAGGGCGACGGAGATGAAGCCAAGCTTACGGTACAATTCCCGCAGTTCGGACTGAAGAAGCTGGTCGAAAAGTTCGCGCAACTCGAGAGAGTGTGA